A segment of the Macrobrachium nipponense isolate FS-2020 chromosome 1, ASM1510439v2, whole genome shotgun sequence genome:
AAATTATTAGTTTTAATTAAAGAACCTCAGTATTTCGAAGGTTTTGCAATATTTACAAAGAACGtcaaaattttctataaaaagagAGGGGGCTTTATACACTTGTTCTAGCGTGGACCACATTCAAATTTACTTCCCAATATCcacaacattttttaaaaattgtgctCCACAAGAAATTCTGTCAACTTCAGTCACTTAAGCTGTTACCTTTTGCTTCTTTAGTTTTAAGatgctatttaaaaaatgaatttatcatCCAGTTTTAGAGGAAGAaatgaaatgcaagaaaaaaaatgaagtataGAAACCTGGTACATCTAAAAAGATCACAGGATTTGATTCTACAAAATTGGTTAGTAAGGATTTCACCAGAGTtgggaaaatgttaaaaaaaaaaatacttactcaTCAGGTTAtagctgaattaaaaaaaattctttgatcatgtttttttttttttatctgaacagaaagaaaataaaggataataGTTCAGTACAACCTAATGAAACACTGAACATGAAGGTACACGTAgcctacatgtatatatagatatccggtctgaaaagggtgttctTAAACTCGTATTTacactttgccaaaaaaaaaaaaaagaatgaaaggaaatcaTGCAGAGTAACACCAAATATTTCTAAATTATCTGTGCATAATTGACATCATTGTAGGTAGAGCTGCCTAATGTTGGACCTCACTTAAAGGCTAGATCAGTAtcgttttaatattatatatacatatacatatatatacatagaaatatatacatacacatgtatatacggCGTGCATATATACCTTATACAGTAAAAGGCTAAGGGATAGGTATGTCATCCTGAACTGCATTGTATATTTCCCGATGCACCTCTCATGTTACATATCTTAATTTGTGCTCGGGTGCTGTAACTGACAACAATTCATTCGGCGATGCAAAATATCTGAGCTTTTTAATTAAATCAGATTCTTTTAAGATGCTATGACCTTCTATGGCTGCTGGAATTTGTGAAATGGCTTGATTGACAAACGCGCATACGGacgtagatataaatatagtgtatttCTTCAATTATTCAAATACACATGCACATATTCTATAGCAAGATGTTACTGAGTTACTATAACTcacacttaaataaaataaagaaagataatgaTTCCCAATTACACTAAAATATGAAGTAATCTGTGCTCAAAAATTTCTTTATTGAATTCTGAATAAAAGATTATACAcagacacactatatatatatatatatatatatataatatatatatatatatatatatatatatgtatatatatatatgtatatatatataatatatatatatatatatatatatatatatatatatatatatatatatatatatatatatatatatatatatgaagggctaatggaaataataatcgTTTGCTACCGGTTACATTGTAACTGAGCTGTCGAATCGTAATTACGTAACTATATCCGTTATTACCTTTCTTTGAACGAAAGGCCTttgatatagaaaataaattgCAGATAATTAAATAACCGATATTCCTTCCTGgacggaatatatatatgatggagcaTTTTATTTAAACAGCGCCGTTCGTGAATCTCATTTAAATATAGTATTTAATTATGCTCATCTTAGACGGTAGTCTGTATcgatatcataattattattgttatcagtaATACCAGTACAAGACAAACAGACCCAAAGTTCATACAGACCTCTCGTGACACGCTCTGCCAAAGCAGCATTTCGGATGCTGTCTAAATCTATCGGTCACCTGTCACACGCAACACGCATGCATAATCTTTGCAGAGCGATTTCATTTTTCCAATACGGTACATTTCTAGAAGACAGTCAACTGGACTGACACCAGTACAGTGCTTCATGATAAAAAAGAACGTGCGTCGTCAGGCACCatgctccttctcctctctctctcttctccctcctctattcctctttctctctccgtctCCCCCAACtctcactctcatctctctctcgtctctctcctcttctctctctctctctctctctctctctctctctctgaagattaaATGACTAACTTTACTATAcctaaaaatgaaaagaactctaattttcatcactctctctctctctctctctctctctctctctcagttaaattAATTAATCTCAGTCAACATTAGGATGAACTCAATGgatccctatatacatatatatatatatatatatatatatatatatatatatatataatatatatatatatatatatatatatataagtaattcatTCAGTAATGTGACATTAGTTTAATAATCGAGATTCCATTTTTGTAAATAGTTACGTATGCAAAAATAATCAacgtcaattatttttttttaagagagctGACTGGCCGTACACTACTCGTATTACGTAATAGCCAAAGAAACATAAATAGCCGTAAAGAGAATACTGGAATACTTTACGAAGCGTTGTTATTGCATCACTGAAAATCAATTCGCTTTGCATCTTTTCGTGACAATTACTAATATTTCTCCCTTAATTTTGAACCCAAGCACCTTCCAGTCACCATTTCATCTGCAATAGGTTCATGCATAACGAGTTTAAGACTGGCCATCACAAAAGCCCAAACATTTTGAAGTCGGGAATTTGCCGTTAtcacatatatttaaatgtgcATCAATACAAATatactagaaatatatatgtatatatataaaatatactgtatatatatatatatatagataatatatatatatatattatatatatatatatatattataataacatatatatttatattatataatattataattatataatatatatataatatataatacacatattataataatataataatagtatatatatatatattatatattataatatatatataatacatacattatatatatataataatacatatttatataatatatatataatatataatatatatatatatatataatattattatatatatatatgtatgatatatatatatatatataatataatatatataattataaatatatatataatactgcttCACTTGCCATTTCTTGGACGAAGTACTATGGCTAGGTAAATTCAACTCTGAGTATTTTACGGTtacaaattttgaattatgaTATTCCTTAGAGAAAGAAAATACCAGAATATGTGGGAATTCAAACTGGATTTTTAAGGAAAGATTTTGGACAAAGGAAGAAAAGCATTATGAAGTGAGGATGCCTATCACATCTGAACAATTAAAGTAGGTATCGTGAGCAGTCAAAATACAGGAGAATCCAGATTATCCTTGATTTTATTCGgctaagaagtatatatatatatatatatatatatatatatatatatatatatatatatatatatatatagatatatatatatatatatatatatatatatatatatatatatatatatatatatatatatatatatttgtgtcagCATCTCATAAGCATTTGATATTTAACACAGATAAGAGCAGCATCATTTAGTACGGGCAATAAAATAGAGCTATTTATCTCAGTATTTATAAAGTTACAGTTCACTGTTGTAAAGTATTTCTCATCCACTCCTGCATAATGGGTAAGGAGCCTggcaaaaaaaaggcaaaaaaaaaggacataggacccctaaaaaatatatatatataagaaaatttaaaatatacatttcaatCTTATTTCCACTGACTGACCTTTTCCATCTAATGTAACGAAGACCGTATTATAAAAACAACACTTCTCTCTGCATTTCCATATAATCCTATTTATTTTGATTCTGTCTTTGttcttaaaactatatatataaatatattctcgtCTTCTCTGGAAACCTTGAagtagtatttatatttttgtttttatttttttttattttattattattattatttttagaagggGAATAAAGCCAGGATCTGAAGTGTGTTCGTCCCCTTTTACTTACCGTAGGATTCTCCATTATAAACTTCTGCGAAATCGTCTGGTCCGTAATCAGCATATTCATCGTATGCGAATCTGAGGAAATAgatggaaaagataaaaaaaaagaactcgatgTAGTTCGTGGATGAAGATTATGgcatcttggagagagagagagagagagagagagagagagagagagagagagagagagagaatagtcgaTGCAGGATGCTGCGGATGAAGATTgtggcatcagagagagagagagagagagagagagagagagagaaaggagctgGAGGAGAAGGAAACAGACTGAAATTACTAGAAAAAACATGCAATTCGTGAATGAAGTTATGgcatcatggagagagagagagagagagagagagagagagagagagagagagagagagagagagagagagagtagaaagtaAAGAGCACATCCGTTTTAGCATTTTAGCAAtagtaacaaaaagaaaattattaactaATTTATGCATGTCATTGATACAAGTGCATGTCATTATATCTTTACATGGTTGATAATAATGTCTAAAGTCGTGAACAACAAGATATCCTTAACCTACAGTACAGTGTAAAAGCACCGAGGGGCAACGCACCGCAATCTACACTATTGGCAATCGTTTATACCTCCCTCGTGGGGATCGTACGTTTTGCCTTCACAATATCCATTACTAGTCCATCCtcgcaaattttatattttcattcctgTGTGATAAAGGTGCCTTTATTAGTTAGCCAGTGGGTTGCTTTTCTGTAGGCGattgttcttttattattattaaggtaagGTTATTTTTCTACGTGTCATTAAGACTGGTACACCACTTTATGCTTTACAGGTCTTTCTTTCACTACTACGCTATAATTGCACTTCGGATCTGGCAAAGAAAGTAAACTTTTTATATAACTGGCCTTATTGTTACTCAAGGCGATATTTCTCCTACGACATATTGTTCTCTCGCTAATGCTTCAGTAACTCATGTAATCCGatttaaaatacataaagaaactaACCTGTCTAATCGTTCATCTCACATAAAAGTATCTGCCTTTGACAGATGCGATTACTGATCCCCATCCAGTATACATCGACTCTCAACCTTTTCTCTATTTCTCcttttttcacaattttcttcGCTATCTTCCATCCCATTTCCAATAACCATTATAGGAAATTTAGTACGGAGTTCCGCAGTATTTTTCATAGAACTACCCTCGCACATAACTACGTATCATCCACAGCTTCAcgccgcacttttttttcttttatgatactATGGCACCTGTTCTCGTAAGCTCAGTTTTATCACGTACGTTTACAGGTGACTAAATTTCTTAATGATGAGTCGTATCGTATGAATTACGTTATATTAAACTTTACAGGTACAGGATATTATCGTTCGCCGATTTCTAAATGGTGTAGTTTCGCTGTTAAATTCAAAACAGAATACTTTTCTTAATAAAAACTACACTGCTCTTCCGCTTTCGTCTGTTGGAAGATCAGTTGCACTTCTTTAGCTGGCAATCTTCCCTATGATTTTCCAagctaacctttttttttttccgggtagCAACTGTTTTCCTTAACACGGCGTGACTCAAGATAATTGACACCTTATATTGACCAACATTACATAACGGATTTTGTTTCTTCCCACCAAGTGGAAAATATTAAAAGGTATTCTGCTCAGTTTCGGAGTTTTAAATTTTGTATGTCGCTAATTCATATTAACTCTTCCATTACTTTGGACTTATAATAATTCCaatgttccttttattttctcccaTTCACTGCATCTGTGACCTGTCATTTTCATGCGCTAGTTTCCTTCAATTGTCACAAAATCTTGTCTCTTGGTTTTCATTTTACAGAAACAGATACACTTATTGATAAAATGTCTTTTTTGATTTCCAACTCATCATTCAAATGCCATTTTTCGGTATGAACAAAGCGTCATTTTTGCGTCATTCCTCTCCAATTTACAgataagatagataaataaacaaatagatagataaatagatagatggatagccTATCGCACGCAAAAAGATACATTGACATACAAACGGATGCACAAATTTGGCGTGATTACATACCACACCGAAAGGGGAACTGCAAAATCCAAGCATCAAAACACCAGCGACAATTCAGCTTTTATTCGGCCACTCACCGGGCATCAAAACAGAGAGCATTAGCGTCATAACCAAAGTTATGCTGAAAGTTCGACCGTTTCGGAGGCTTATGGTCCGCGCGGGAATAACGGACGGCTTGTACGTACGTAAAATGtctatagatatacgtatacacataacatccctatcatcatcatcgttgcaattcgccccccaccccccccccccccccttttttttttcccccccccccccccccccccccccccccccccccctttttttttttaagtaattcggAGAGATTTATACCGCGCGATCGTCCGATGACCCTCGTAAAGTCTCGCCGTAAACATGTTTGGGCAAAATATAAATTGAAAGCGCACCTGATTTATCTCATCATCGAGGAGCGCAAAATTGGGAACCAGCCATCATCAATGAGGTGGGCTGATCGATAGAGGTTGGGATAACAATGGGTGAAGGCGGTTGTgcgtgcttttttattttattttattttattttattttttttagagagagagagagagagagagagaacgagagagagagagagagagagagagagttgttgagtCTGAGCTCTTAGTATGGAAATTAAACAAGGAATGATTAAATCTTTGAGCCACTAAAGAAGAGTCTTACATTtgagaaacagagaaagagagatatggatttctgtatgtatatatatatatatatatatatatataatatatatatatatatatatatatatatatatatatatataatgaatcattTTTGCTTTCCCCATTTAAAGTAACGTTAAAAAAACACACGCCTCTCATTTTCCTTCTCTATTCCTGACGCATCccatttctatcttttttttttcgcctgTGCTGCCCTCTCTCGCTAGTTGCAGGTAATTAAAGGAGGCGACACGCGAAATTCgccgttacgggctgctctaggcgCAAGAGtctgtgccagcacaaggctggcttaatcttcaacaacaacaacaacaacgaaattCGCCTCACTTTCTCACAGTTCAGTATCGAACCTGGGTCACACTGGGGCATACCCTCTGACCCAAGTCAGGAGCATCCACGTGGCTTACCGAAGCTCCCCAGTGGCGTGATCGCTATGGTCTTGGCttaccacttcggtggccgcgagtttgattctcgggcattccactgaagggttagaggtgtgtatttctggcgatagaagttcactctcgacgtggttcggaaatcacgtaaagccggtggtcccgttgctgaataaccactggttccatgcaacgtaaaaacaccatacaaacaaacaaacaaacctggcTTCCCGACTTGACTCCATGTCTGTGTACCCCCACGTGGAAAGCGCACTTGcccttatatttcattttcttccctTTATCAGTGCTTGCGTGACCCTTCTCAGTGATTCAGTAATCCCCACAGCTGTGGTTCCCTAGGACGTGGGTGTACTCCATTCCTCCTTACTCGGTACAGTAACTCTGAGCTGTAATTCATTCTTTCCTTGCCCTCTGAGGAACCTTACGATTCATGTTAAACTCATATCCGATATCCCCCCCTACCTTCCCCCTGCCGCACACGTGTTGATACGATGTTTGTATTGCAGGTATTCTGCAACTTCCTGCTTTGAAGGTGGATCTCCCCTTTCCTTCTGCTCTGGGCCCAGTAAATTCACGCTGCGAATCACCACTCGTGTCTGGGAACACGTGCTCATTGCTCCTAGCAATTATTCCAGTATTTGGCCTTATGCGAGGGTCATTAGCGTCCTTATTGGCATCTTGAAATTCGTAGAGTAACGTTAAGGTGTAAATACTTTTCCCTTAACTTGTGTTTGACCTCCAGCCGACAactcgttatttttttatttttttttattctattttatttttttttatctaattaggTCTGAGCGGTCTCCCTCTAATCACAGTCAGAATAATCATCCTTTGAAGGAGCCATgagatttaattaaaaaaataatgcatatatacgtatatctaaatttctaaaaatagcttatatatatatatatatatatatatagtatatatatatatatatatatatatacatcacaagcTATTTTAAGAAGTTTGGCAACATATTCTCACTAAGTAGCATCAACATATATAAAGCAATTTCTAAAAACACTGATTATTTGCCAGACAATAGTTCAAATATTCTTATTTACAAAGAGTCGAGGACGCTCAAAGAAATTTTGATAggagtattaataatattaaatctcGTCTTGACGACAAATTACAAATAAGGAGCGATTACTTTtcccatttagaaaaaaaagttactgactGTACCTTTTGAAAGAAGTTATATACAAATGTGTTGGAAAATTTATAAAGATGCACAACGAGAAAACAAACCAGCCTAAGGAGACTTTAGAGAAAgaagtcttattattttttttatctatgtcaAATAGTGAGTTACATCTCGGTTATTTGCAAAGAAAAACCTCCAGTTGATAAAGACCGGTTTTCTCCCTTTCCCCTGAAATCATACATTGGTGATTTCACCTTCCAGTTACTTCGTTTGTAGGCGGTAGAGTATAAAAAATGGTGAGACGAAAAAAAGTTCATCTCCTAATTTGAATAAATTTTCCTCAACAAATGGTTAAaaacgatgtgtgtgtgtgtgtgtgtgtgtgtgtgtgtataatgtctCAGCTGTAAGCTGCAAAAACACTCCTTTATCTCTGAGAATTTAGTTCCATCTAAAAGTTGTCTCCACCGGCGGGAAGAGGAGTAAGAATCAGGGACTCCGAGAGAGAGGACGAAGGAGAACTTACTCTGGAGTGTCGAAGGGATAGTGTCGAGGATCATCGTCATGGATGCCATAGCTGTGGTCGAGGGCGAGCTTTGCCTTGTCGAGGATGGACAGGACGCGTCGCTTGGCTGGAGGAGGAGGTATGGGTGGGGGCAGAGACGCCGGCAATTTCCTCACCAAAGGCGGCAGTCCGCGGTGGGCGGGGTGACCCGGGTGGGCTGCCAGAAGACGCGGGTGTGGGGGTATGCCTCTTCCTCGGAGCCCCGGAGGCAAAGGAGGCCCCGGGGGCGCGGGTCCGACGACACTGCCCCGGTGTTCCGGACCTTCTGGCGGCAGCAGTTCTAGAATGCAGAAGCAGGATTTTGGGGTGATTTGTTCTTTGAGAAAGGAAGGAGGCGGGGAAAATAAATGGGTTAATGCTTTCTGTTTTGGATTTTCACAGTTTCACAATTTTGCAATACACTCAGTGTTCTACAATCTATTGTAAGTCTACCACTgcctaaagggacatttcacgtagcgacacgggctgagcccagaaatatgctTTACATTACTCTCTTGAATCTTAAATAAACTTACCATTAATGTTCATAAGTTCTCAAGAAAGTATTCAAGATAAATCTAAATCATTGTAGTTCACCAATTGATCATTTTGATATTTACTGTAATATCGTAATTATATGACAACTTGATAAGAGGTGGTATAACAATTTGATACCTAAAGGAACAGGAACTCGTGCGTAAACAAATAAGCTAATTTATTCAGTTTAATCAAGAGATATTGGTaaccgctctcctctctctctctctctctctctctctctctctccaacacaccTGGGGGAGTGAGTGCCGGAGGGGGCCGCTCTCCAACCCCACcgcctccctccccaccccctcctgaAGGTGCTGTTGCCCCACCGGCCTGAGGATCACTGATGAGCTCCATCTCCCTGATCTGTTCTTTTCTGATGTCGTCGTTGTTGTCTGGAACGAGGTACCTCCGGACCTCGGCGAGGGCGTAGGCGATTCGGGCGTGGGCCTCCGCGGGCGAGGCGAAGGCGGTGATCTCCACGTGAAGGTCTTCCGTCAGGTGGACGTATTTGGCGTCGCCAGAAGCTCGGAGCTCCTCTTCCtggataaataaacagataaatgcataaaacaagttattaattaaagttttttaaaaaataatatggtAAAATTTATGTCTTGATTTTATGGTCACAGATCTtttgtagaaatatatagattaatattctCTAATTTCACGAGGGCTTGTGAACTAACGATTTCATATATCCTTTAAACGTTGTATTCCTTTCAAGTCAAGCAACTGTACTTATATTGACCGTATAAAGAATTCCATTGAGAACGAGCCCATTACGTCTTTAAATCATTTTCAAAGGAatgagaattttctctctctctctctctctctctctctctctctctctctctctctctctctctctctctctctctctctctaatgcaaaaaataatgaataaaagaataaattaccATCTACACCTCCTCCTTCAAGCACCCTTGTATAAGCTTGTCCAATGAATTCTAACACGACaaggtaacaacaacaacatcgccCAGAGAATCGTCCTGACAAAGAACTTAAGTTTACCTAATTTCCCATCTGCATACTAACTGGCCATTTCGTCAAGTCTTCTCCGCGCGTTTTGCATGACAAAAGGAAGGAAGATTCGGGTAGATTCAAGATCCCACTTGTTTTATGTCGTTGAAAGTTCCAGCATCGAAAAACGAAtgcttattaaattattaaaaaatgtctttattaaattatttgtCTATAGGAGCTTCTAGAAAGCTTATGAAATGGAAGACCCTTAAATATAAAACGAATTCATCAGCCGTAACCGCGTTAGAAATCAAAGCAGAATACTATGGACCattcaagaacttttttttttttttctaaatcagtTTGGTTGCTTGGCTATAGTACCCATAACTCGTTAAAAAAGAATCGCCTCAGGGGagtagtagtgccgtcagtgcaccccatgcggtacactgtaggtattGCACATGGTTCTCTGAGTAGCGTCCCTTCGTctcctatctgcaacccctttcattcctttcactgtacgtCCTTTCATATTCTACTTCGTTCATCTTacctttcaccctctcctaacaatttataaACAGTAcaactgcaagattttcctcctgttacacctaccagacctttttactgtcagtttccgtttcagagctgaatgacctcataggtgccagcgcttggtctttggcctgaatgctatattctattctattctgtatATTCTATTAAGAATAGGATTAATTTTCATCGCCTGCATTGCATTACACGTTCAGAGGTGGTACTCCTGCCACCTTTCCATCCATACCCACCTGTTAAAAACCCGGTACCCGGTGAATAGGTGCTGCTACCCTTGGCTCACCTGCATTCCGCTCAATCGAGACCTTATTAACCTCAATCAATTTTAATGTTTAGAATCGTGTCTTATTATCTGATACAGATCCGAATAACATGTATGTCAATAGAGTGAACAATCGTGTAAGTTACACAatacatgcgcacacacatatatgatgtaatatatatatatatatatatattatatatatatagatatatatatatatatatatactatattatatatatatatatatatactatatatatatatatatatatatatatatatatatatatatatatatatcatttactgtAAATAAGGTCAGTCTCATCTGATAAAGTCtgatatatagaaaatgaaaaaataaaaaaaaattgcttaaaaggGCCAAAATCCGTAGAATCAAAATGATCTTTAAGATAAATGTACAaaatctgtaaaggaaaacttgaGAGACCTACTTTTTAAAAGCTCTATTCCCCTAGTTGGCAACTCTGTCCAGAAGAAGTACAGTAGGTAAACGTAGTATATCTCTTCCTTCTAACTTTAGTAAAGTAAATCTAAATAACATCTCCGTGAATAACATTCGACAATCTTCAAAAagtctgaaaatattttaaagaatgtAATTTTTTAATCAGTTTCAGTATTCCACTTTGATTACATtaactcaaaattaaaaaaaaaacagaagataatgttttaaaatattcattgtaacgcgtagagttttttttttattagcgttGTTCCTTATAAACTGTAAAGTTACTCTACAGAACATTTCCCTGACTAACATTCAATGAACATTTCCCTGACTAACATTCAAAGAACCTCAAAAtgtctgaatatatatttttttaaatggggCTTTTCATTAATTTCAGCATTCCACTTGGATTCCATTCattcaatattaatttataaaataatctcaAGGTATTTACTCATTGTAATACACACTTTCGAAAAAAtcttaatatattctttttttatttatttttttaatctcaaCAATCCACTTTAATTTCATCAAttcaaaattaatagaaaatgatGACAAGGCATTCACTCATTGAAACGCTATGACTCGAAATTCAGATTGTGAAATGAATCTTATTAGGCTGAGATCAAGAacatcttaaaaaaacaaaaaacaaaaaaacaaaggctGATCCCATAAAAGGCCGGAGTTGAGATGCTCCCAtccgaagaggagagagaaattccaaGGCACAAGCCGTACGTGACGAGGAAGCTTCATTAAGGGGCGACAATGGATCCATCCTCTTTGACCGACTTGATTTTCACGAAACACGAAAGCACGACGGAGGAATgcgttgaagaagaagaagaagaggaggaggagcaggaagagGAAAACTGTTAAACGTCGTTAGAACGTCGGAAGTCGGGCGCCAATCCAACTGACGCTGCTCTGATGAACACGAGCCGAGGGTATGCAATATCTCGCACGCCTTGGCAGACTCCATAAAGAGATTTTAAGGATATGATATATCTCGCTCGTGGTGTCAGTTTCCTCTCCCCTTGCCGAGAGGAATGGAAGGACTGGATGGGAGAggtaggggggttggggggggggggggtgggggcgagaGCATTAAATATCCACCGGAAGGTCTGAAGGGACGATCAAAGGTTACGACAGGTCTTTCGATCTTACTTCTGATGATAGTATCTGTTTTGGCGTGAAGGTTTTAGAGCAGTATTTATTAATACTGTTAGTAATTGAATAgatttattacaataaaatattttgattaaatGTTTGTATATCAACAAAcaaatcaatctatatatatatatatatatatatatatatatatatatatatatatatatatatatatatatatatataggtatgtatgtgcgtgtgtacatgGTTATTTCTTTGCTTACGTCTGTGATATCATTCATTTTACCGCTATGTGACATTTAGTATAATAGATTTACAAGAACAAAAATCTCTATTCACCCTAAACCACACAAACGAAAACAAAAGTCTAGATATTCGAAGATATTCTTCGAATGGCAGAATTGCCTCCATCGTTAATGGACATGAACATTTTGTTCTGAAGAGAGCAGCAGGGCGCCTTCCTCTTGTGCATCGTGTTCTTTCCTCGTTCTGAACTCCCGCTCGAACGGCTCGCGCCTAAAAATCTCAATTTCAAACTTTATTCACCGCGGAGCCCTGAGGAAGAAACCGACCAGTTACACTTTCGTTAAAGCGTCTGAGTGCCAAGTTGTCACCATTCTAAAAAGAAAGCGAAG
Coding sequences within it:
- the LOC135219152 gene encoding KH domain-containing, RNA-binding, signal transduction-associated protein 2-like isoform X2; the encoded protein is MGKLSPSENNNNVSLNGQKPQDGRAGGGGRRGDPKYLDVIRERPIRVTVKVLVPVREHPKFNFVGKLLGPKGNSMKRLQEETMTKMAVLGRGSMRDKQKEEELRASGDAKYVHLTEDLHVEITAFASPAEAHARIAYALAEVRRYLVPDNNDDIRKEQIREMELISDPQAGGATAPSGGGGEGGGGVGERPPPALTPPELLPPEGPEHRGSVVGPAPPGPPLPPGLRGRGIPPHPRLLAAHPGHPAHRGLPPLVRKLPASLPPPIPPPPAKRRVLSILDKAKLALDHSYGIHDDDPRHYPFDTPEFAYDEYADYGPDDFAEVYNGESYDEKRKIGR
- the LOC135219152 gene encoding KH domain-containing, RNA-binding, signal transduction-associated protein 2-like isoform X3; translation: MGKLSPSENNNNVSLNGQKPQDGRAGGGGRRGDPKYLDVIRERPIRVTVKVLVPVREHPKFNFVGKLLGPKGNSMKRLQEETMTKMAVLGRGSMRDKQKEEELRASGDAKYVHLTEDLHVEITAFASPAEAHARIAYALAEVRRYLVPDNNDDIRKEQIREMELISDPQAGGATAPSGGGGEGGGGVGERPPPALTPPELLPPEGPEHRGSVVGPAPPGPPLPPGLRGRGIPPHPRLLAAHPGHPAHRGLPPLVRKLPASLPPPIPPPPAKRRVLSILDKAKLALDHSYGIHDDDPRHYPFDTPEFAYDEYADYGPDDFAEVYNGESYVYV
- the LOC135219152 gene encoding KH domain-containing, RNA-binding, signal transduction-associated protein 2-like isoform X1, which encodes MGKLSPSENNNNVSLNGQKPQDGRAGGGGRRGDPKYLDVIRERPIRVTVKVLVPVREHPKFNFVGKLLGPKGNSMKRLQEETMTKMAVLGRGSMRDKQKEEELRASGDAKYVHLTEDLHVEITAFASPAEAHARIAYALAEVRRYLVPDNNDDIRKEQIREMELISDPQAGGATAPSGGGGEGGGGVGERPPPALTPPELLPPEGPEHRGSVVGPAPPGPPLPPGLRGRGIPPHPRLLAAHPGHPAHRGLPPLVRKLPASLPPPIPPPPAKRRVLSILDKAKLALDHSYGIHDDDPRHYPFDTPEFAYDEYADYGPDDFAEVYNGESYEGAGGSGRWLAYKQTLPSAVNRSRRRTSPYARPK